A portion of the Bacteroides faecium genome contains these proteins:
- a CDS encoding sialate O-acetylesterase has translation MKKVLCIIVGMLCLLPLAAKVKLPAIIGNDMVLQQNTNANLWGWASHSRKITVKTSWDNKTYTTTSTSDGTWKLQVQTPSAGGPYSITISDGEPVALTNILIGEVWLCSGQSNMEMPVKGFRGQPVKGSCDVIATASPSDNIRMVTLKINSSQTLLDDCVATPWMESTPANVADFSATAYFFASYLRKVLNMPVGVICSSWGGSKIESWIHKEVYTEKFPEISLSVLTKDPKDIARPKDEPTLLYNAMIHPIKQFTIKGTIWYQGESNLNNPQVYKRLFPAMVESWRKEWNQGEFPFYYVQIAPYDYGRKNADKTEAAEIRQVQLECLKEIPNAGMVVTADIGNRTCVHPSDKESVGKRFALWALAKTYQRSGTPYSGPLYKSFAIDKEKIIVEFDYAEMGMTSYDREIVGFEIAGKDGVYYPAKAVLFDNKTKVVLTSEQVPEPIGVKYGFRNYQPLNLFSNFGLPASPFVAK, from the coding sequence ATGAAAAAGGTACTATGCATAATTGTCGGTATGCTTTGTCTTTTACCTTTGGCGGCAAAGGTAAAGCTACCGGCAATTATAGGGAATGATATGGTGTTGCAGCAGAATACCAATGCTAACCTGTGGGGATGGGCTTCCCATTCCCGGAAAATCACAGTTAAAACATCTTGGGATAATAAGACCTATACAACCACTTCCACTTCGGACGGTACATGGAAACTACAAGTACAGACGCCTTCTGCCGGCGGTCCATATAGCATTACCATATCCGATGGGGAACCTGTGGCACTTACCAATATTCTGATAGGAGAAGTGTGGTTATGTTCGGGGCAGTCGAATATGGAAATGCCTGTAAAGGGATTCAGGGGACAACCGGTAAAAGGTTCATGTGACGTAATTGCAACCGCTTCGCCGTCTGATAATATCCGTATGGTTACGCTTAAAATAAATAGTAGCCAGACATTGTTGGATGATTGCGTGGCAACTCCCTGGATGGAGTCTACTCCGGCCAATGTTGCAGATTTCAGTGCCACTGCCTATTTCTTTGCAAGTTATCTGCGTAAAGTTTTGAATATGCCGGTAGGCGTCATTTGTTCCAGTTGGGGCGGTTCCAAGATTGAGTCATGGATTCATAAAGAGGTATATACGGAAAAGTTTCCGGAAATATCTTTATCAGTACTGACCAAAGACCCTAAAGACATCGCCAGACCGAAAGACGAACCTACGTTACTATACAATGCGATGATTCATCCGATAAAGCAATTCACCATTAAAGGTACTATCTGGTATCAGGGAGAAAGTAACTTAAATAATCCGCAGGTATATAAACGGTTGTTTCCGGCGATGGTAGAGTCTTGGCGGAAGGAATGGAACCAGGGCGAATTTCCTTTTTATTATGTGCAGATAGCCCCTTATGATTACGGGCGGAAAAATGCGGATAAGACGGAAGCTGCCGAAATCCGGCAAGTGCAACTGGAATGTTTGAAGGAGATTCCCAACGCAGGCATGGTTGTCACGGCGGATATTGGAAATCGCACCTGTGTACACCCCTCTGACAAGGAGAGTGTAGGGAAGCGGTTTGCTCTGTGGGCATTGGCGAAAACTTACCAGCGTAGCGGAACACCTTATAGCGGTCCTCTTTACAAGTCTTTTGCAATAGATAAGGAAAAGATAATTGTGGAGTTCGATTATGCAGAAATGGGGATGACATCGTATGACCGGGAAATTGTCGGATTTGAGATTGCCGGAAAAGATGGCGTTTATTATCCGGCGAAGGCGGTTCTTTTTGATAATAAAACCAAAGTGGTGCTGACTAGCGAACAAGTTCCCGAACCGATAGGGGTTAAGTACGGGTTCAGGAATTATCAGCCGTTGAATTTATTTTCAAACTTCGGATTGCCGGCTTCTCCTTTTGTTGCAAAATAA
- a CDS encoding MFS transporter, whose translation MNSKTSNIYPWVVVGLLWGVALLNYMDRQMLSTMRIPMMADVRELESAANFGRLMAVFLWIYGLMSPISGIIGDRMSRKWLIVGSLCVWSGVTYLMGYATTFDQLYWLRGIMGVSEALYLPAALSLIADFHQDKTRSLAVGIHMTGLYVGQAIGGFGATFAAMYSWHSTFHWFGIIGIGYGVILAFFLRDKERGTVSAIQEKVKRIPVLKSLGMLFSNVFFWIILFYFCVPGTPGWAAKNWLPTLFSESLSIDISVAGPMSTISIALSSLFGVLVGGYISDRWVLKNVRGRVYTGALGLAFIIPSLLFIGFGHSIFALVMGTVLFGVGFGMFDANNMPILCQFVSARYRATAYGIMNMCGVFAGAAITSILGESTDAGHLGRDFALLAIFVLIMLVILVTCLRPKTIDMKD comes from the coding sequence ATGAACAGTAAAACTTCAAATATATATCCTTGGGTAGTAGTCGGATTACTATGGGGAGTTGCTTTACTCAACTATATGGACAGGCAGATGCTTTCTACCATGCGGATTCCTATGATGGCAGATGTCCGTGAACTGGAATCGGCAGCCAATTTCGGCAGATTGATGGCGGTCTTCCTGTGGATATACGGACTGATGAGTCCCATTTCCGGGATTATCGGCGACCGTATGAGCCGCAAATGGTTGATTGTAGGCAGTTTGTGTGTATGGTCCGGAGTTACTTACCTGATGGGGTATGCCACTACTTTTGACCAACTCTACTGGCTTCGTGGAATTATGGGAGTGAGTGAAGCATTGTATTTGCCCGCCGCCCTGTCTCTGATAGCTGATTTTCATCAGGACAAGACACGTTCGCTGGCAGTGGGAATACATATGACGGGACTTTATGTCGGGCAGGCAATAGGTGGTTTCGGAGCTACTTTTGCAGCCATGTATTCTTGGCACAGTACATTCCATTGGTTTGGTATTATTGGTATAGGCTATGGTGTCATTCTGGCTTTTTTCTTGCGGGATAAGGAAAGGGGAACTGTCTCTGCCATACAGGAGAAAGTGAAAAGGATACCGGTTCTGAAAAGCTTGGGTATGTTGTTCTCCAACGTCTTTTTCTGGATTATCCTGTTTTACTTCTGTGTGCCGGGGACTCCGGGATGGGCGGCGAAAAACTGGTTGCCGACTCTCTTTTCAGAGAGCCTGTCTATTGATATTTCCGTGGCAGGGCCGATGTCTACCATCTCCATCGCTTTATCTTCACTGTTCGGAGTATTAGTCGGCGGATATATATCTGACCGATGGGTGCTCAAAAATGTGCGTGGAAGAGTATATACGGGAGCTTTGGGATTGGCTTTTATTATCCCCTCTTTATTGTTCATCGGATTCGGTCATTCCATTTTCGCATTGGTGATGGGAACGGTTCTGTTCGGAGTGGGATTCGGAATGTTCGACGCAAATAATATGCCGATTCTTTGCCAGTTTGTTTCAGCCCGTTACAGGGCAACGGCTTATGGTATTATGAATATGTGCGGAGTATTTGCGGGAGCGGCAATAACCAGTATCCTGGGAGAATCTACGGATGCCGGACATTTGGGACGAGATTTCGCGCTTCTGGCAATATTCGTATTGATAATGCTGGTCATTCTGGTCACCTGTCTGCGACCTAAGACCATTGATATGAAGGATTAA
- a CDS encoding sialidase family protein, producing the protein MKVSKKIFIIFSMILLWIPDISLGKDIRFELERPVIPVLVKKQINPTIKATLIQTGNRPYTIRQIDVDLQGSTDLSDILSVAVYGTQKNGLIDESRLICKPMPAARKISFTDNIQVKDDSLSFWIAVTLKDTVSLTHRVSVNCSRIKTSRGELKASNKDAVPLRVGVALRQKGQDGIVSSRIPGLATSNNGTLLAIFDARYDLTRDLQGNIDIALHRSFDKGLTWQPIQTVLDMGEWGGLPQKFNGVSDACILVDKNTNDIYIAGLWMHGALDDNGKWIEGLNENSTYWIHQWRKKGSQPGTGLKETCQFLITKSTDDGLTWSFPDNITGKTKRPEWWLFAPAPGQGITLADGTLVFPTQGRDEKGTAFSNITFSKDHGKTWTTSNPAYSNVTECNAAQLSDGTVMLNMRDNRNRGNKEVNGRRICTTTDLGETWTEHPTSRKALVEPTCMASLHRHNYTVGGEKKSILLFANPSDYKTRDKLTLKVSFDDGMTWPEKYWILFDQYRSAGYSSITSIDENSIGILYESSQANMAFIKIDLTEILNR; encoded by the coding sequence ATGAAAGTAAGTAAGAAAATATTTATCATATTTTCGATGATTTTGCTATGGATACCGGATATATCTTTGGGTAAAGATATAAGGTTCGAATTGGAAAGACCTGTCATCCCTGTTTTGGTCAAGAAGCAGATTAATCCGACTATTAAAGCAACTTTGATTCAAACAGGCAACCGTCCTTACACCATCCGTCAGATTGATGTCGACTTGCAAGGAAGTACGGATTTGTCTGATATTCTTTCTGTTGCGGTGTATGGAACTCAAAAAAACGGGTTGATAGATGAGTCTCGTCTGATATGTAAACCGATGCCTGCTGCACGGAAAATATCTTTTACAGATAATATACAAGTGAAAGATGATTCCTTGTCTTTTTGGATAGCGGTGACCTTGAAAGATACGGTTTCGTTGACACATCGTGTTAGTGTGAATTGTAGCCGGATAAAAACCAGCCGGGGAGAACTGAAAGCCTCGAATAAGGATGCTGTACCCTTGAGGGTAGGAGTGGCATTGAGACAGAAAGGACAGGATGGTATCGTTTCTTCACGTATTCCGGGACTGGCTACCAGTAACAACGGAACTCTGCTGGCTATATTTGATGCCCGTTATGATTTAACCCGCGATTTACAGGGAAACATAGATATCGCTCTTCATCGTAGCTTTGACAAAGGACTGACATGGCAACCCATCCAGACGGTGTTGGATATGGGAGAATGGGGCGGACTGCCGCAAAAGTTTAATGGAGTAAGCGATGCATGTATCCTTGTGGATAAAAACACAAATGACATTTATATAGCCGGATTGTGGATGCACGGTGCATTGGATGATAATGGCAAGTGGATAGAGGGGCTGAATGAAAACAGTACTTACTGGATACACCAGTGGCGGAAGAAAGGCTCGCAACCGGGAACCGGTCTGAAAGAAACCTGCCAGTTTTTGATAACAAAAAGTACGGACGACGGACTGACATGGAGCTTCCCCGATAATATAACTGGTAAGACCAAACGCCCTGAATGGTGGTTGTTTGCTCCGGCTCCCGGACAAGGAATAACCCTGGCGGATGGTACTCTGGTCTTTCCTACGCAAGGACGCGATGAGAAAGGAACCGCATTCTCCAATATAACCTTTAGTAAAGACCACGGAAAGACATGGACAACCAGCAATCCTGCTTATTCGAATGTGACGGAATGTAATGCAGCCCAATTAAGTGACGGTACTGTAATGCTGAATATGCGCGACAACAGAAACCGGGGTAATAAAGAAGTGAATGGCCGGAGAATCTGTACGACAACAGATTTGGGCGAGACATGGACAGAGCATCCCACGTCACGGAAAGCATTGGTGGAACCAACGTGTATGGCAAGCTTGCACCGGCATAATTATACCGTGGGCGGAGAAAAGAAAAGTATATTATTATTTGCCAATCCCAGCGATTATAAGACACGGGATAAATTGACTTTGAAAGTAAGTTTTGACGACGGAATGACATGGCCTGAAAAATACTGGATTCTGTTTGACCAATATCGTAGTGCCGGTTATTCCAGTATCACGTCAATAGATGAAAATTCAATAGGGATATTATATGAAAGCAGTCAGGCAAATATGGCTTTTATTAAAATTGATTTGACGGAAATTCTAAACAGGTAG
- a CDS encoding dihydrodipicolinate synthase family protein → MNNYERLEGMVAATFTPMDENGDVNLSVIDKYADWIASTPVKGVFVCGTTGEFSSLTIDERKAILEKWVASAAKRFKVIAHVGSNCQRDAMELARHAAQTGADAIASIAPSFFKPGTVDELVDFFAPICQVAGELPFYYYNMPSITGVNLPVDKFLVEGKKKMPNLVGTKFTHNNLMEMGACIDLEQHKFEVLHGFDEILIAGLSMGAVAGVGSTYNYIPNVYHAIFESMKKNEVETARAWQMKSIRTVEVIIKYGGGVRGGKAIMKLIGIDCGSCRLPIKAFSVEEYEKLKGDLDAIKFFEF, encoded by the coding sequence ATGAACAATTATGAAAGACTGGAAGGTATGGTTGCGGCCACCTTCACCCCAATGGATGAAAATGGGGACGTGAATTTATCTGTTATTGATAAGTATGCTGACTGGATAGCATCAACTCCCGTGAAAGGGGTATTTGTGTGTGGTACGACCGGTGAATTTTCTTCGTTGACGATTGACGAGCGTAAGGCAATTCTTGAAAAATGGGTAGCTTCTGCCGCCAAGCGTTTCAAGGTGATTGCACATGTCGGTTCAAACTGCCAGCGGGATGCCATGGAACTGGCACGTCATGCAGCACAAACGGGAGCTGATGCTATCGCTTCAATTGCTCCTTCTTTTTTCAAGCCGGGGACAGTAGATGAACTGGTCGATTTCTTTGCACCGATTTGTCAGGTTGCCGGTGAGTTGCCTTTCTATTATTATAATATGCCGTCAATCACAGGGGTTAACTTGCCGGTAGATAAATTCTTGGTAGAGGGTAAGAAGAAAATGCCGAACTTGGTAGGTACGAAGTTTACTCATAATAACTTGATGGAGATGGGGGCTTGCATCGACTTGGAACAGCATAAGTTTGAAGTATTGCATGGCTTTGACGAGATTTTGATTGCCGGTTTGTCCATGGGGGCAGTGGCAGGCGTGGGAAGTACATACAATTATATACCTAATGTCTACCATGCCATTTTCGAGTCTATGAAGAAAAATGAGGTGGAAACGGCACGTGCCTGGCAAATGAAGTCGATACGTACAGTGGAAGTGATTATTAAATATGGCGGCGGCGTGCGTGGGGGTAAAGCTATCATGAAACTGATAGGAATTGATTGCGGCAGTTGCCGGTTACCGATAAAAGCTTTTTCGGTGGAAGAGTATGAAAAACTAAAAGGTGATTTGGATGCGATAAAATTCTTTGAGTTCTAG
- a CDS encoding FadR/GntR family transcriptional regulator: MKIEINQTTLIDQVEDSLLTYFKKNDLGRGDSIPNENSLAAELGVARSVVREALSRLKMMGLIHARPRKGMVLTEPSILGGMKRVIDPRVLSEETILDLLDFRIALEIGISTDIFRKITPKDIEELSEIVKMGIVFENNEYALISESAFHTKLYKITGNKIISEFQEIIHPILVYVKEKFKDYLKPINIEMSKSGRIATHADLLDFIKKGDEKGYRDAIERHFEVYKIFKVNRSLELMAEKEESEKVEGI, translated from the coding sequence ATGAAGATAGAAATCAATCAAACAACGTTAATTGACCAGGTAGAAGACAGTCTGCTTACCTACTTCAAAAAGAATGATTTAGGACGTGGAGACTCTATTCCTAATGAAAATAGTCTGGCAGCGGAACTGGGAGTTGCAAGGAGTGTTGTCAGAGAGGCACTGAGCCGTCTGAAAATGATGGGGTTGATTCATGCGCGTCCCCGCAAGGGAATGGTTCTGACCGAACCGTCCATCTTGGGAGGGATGAAAAGAGTGATAGACCCCCGTGTCTTAAGTGAAGAAACAATTCTGGACTTGTTGGATTTTAGAATTGCACTTGAAATAGGAATATCAACAGATATTTTCCGTAAGATAACTCCTAAGGACATCGAAGAACTGAGTGAAATCGTAAAAATGGGTATCGTTTTTGAAAACAATGAATACGCGTTAATCAGTGAATCGGCTTTTCATACGAAACTGTATAAAATTACCGGAAATAAAATCATATCCGAATTTCAGGAAATCATTCATCCTATACTTGTCTATGTGAAAGAGAAATTTAAGGACTACTTGAAGCCTATAAATATAGAAATGAGCAAAAGCGGTCGGATAGCTACTCATGCCGATTTGCTGGACTTTATCAAGAAAGGGGATGAGAAAGGCTACCGGGATGCCATCGAAAGACATTTTGAGGTCTATAAGATTTTCAAGGTAAACCGGAGTCTGGAATTGATGGCGGAGAAAGAAGAAAGTGAAAAGGTAGAAGGCATATGA
- a CDS encoding ABC transporter permease, producing MIGNYWNSAWRNLMKRKRFSFINIFGLAIGMASALLILTYVTFEFSFDKMHTKYDHIYRVQSTFHEGEVLTDYWASSSFGYGSAMKENLAGIEDYTRIGSLFQPEQIVKYGELTLRENQIAYAEPGFFRLFDFELLKGDKKTCLSMPGQVVITERIARKYFKDEDPIGKIFIFTGAYDKISCEVTGVMKEMPSNSHIHYSFLISYKSLPKYVQEYWYKHEAYTYVLLDSPERKAEIEKEFPVMAEKYKTDEALKNKIWGVSLMPLADIHLTPQVGYEAETKGNRSSMIALIFAAIAILVIAWINYINLTVARSMERAKEVGVRRVVGAFRKQLIHQFLFEALVMNLIAFVLAVGLIELILPYFNQLVGRTVTFSVWLMDYWWILLVLVFIAGIFLSGYYPALALLNRKPITLLKGKFLHSKSGERTRKVLVIIQYTASMILLCGTLIVFAQLNFMRSQSLGVKTNQTLVVKFPGHTEGLNTKLEAMKKAIARLPLVHRVTFSGAVPGEEVATFLSNRRTNDALKQNRLYEMLACDPDYVDAYGLQVVAGRSFSEDYGDDVDKLVINETAVRNLGFTSNDEAIGELVTVECTDAPMQIIGVVKDYHQQALSKNYTPIMLIHKDKIGWLPQRYISIVMTSGDPRELVSQVHEIWNQYFADSSFDYFFLDQFFDHQYRQDEVFGVMIGSFTGLAIFISCLGLWVLVMFSCSTRTKEMGIRKVLGASRWTLFYQLVKGFFQLILIAVVIALPIAWFSMNVWLSHYAFRTDLKAWFFIMPVLLMLFISFVTVAFQTMKIIMSKPARSLRYE from the coding sequence ATGATAGGAAATTACTGGAATAGTGCCTGGCGGAATCTGATGAAACGGAAAAGATTCAGCTTCATTAATATATTCGGACTGGCGATTGGTATGGCATCGGCACTGCTGATTCTTACCTACGTGACTTTTGAATTCAGCTTTGATAAAATGCACACGAAGTATGACCATATCTACCGTGTGCAAAGTACGTTTCACGAAGGGGAAGTGCTGACCGACTACTGGGCAAGCAGCTCCTTCGGATATGGTTCGGCAATGAAAGAGAATCTTGCCGGAATAGAGGATTATACCCGTATCGGTTCCCTGTTTCAACCGGAACAAATAGTGAAATACGGTGAACTGACCTTGCGGGAGAATCAGATAGCGTATGCCGAACCCGGCTTTTTCCGCCTTTTCGATTTCGAACTTCTGAAAGGCGACAAGAAAACCTGTCTCTCCATGCCGGGACAAGTGGTAATCACCGAACGCATCGCCCGCAAATATTTCAAGGACGAAGACCCTATCGGAAAGATATTCATCTTTACCGGAGCATACGATAAAATATCATGTGAAGTGACCGGAGTGATGAAAGAAATGCCTTCAAATTCACATATACATTACAGTTTTCTGATTTCGTATAAGTCTCTGCCCAAGTATGTACAGGAATATTGGTACAAGCACGAGGCTTATACCTATGTCCTGCTCGACTCTCCCGAAAGGAAAGCGGAAATAGAGAAAGAATTTCCCGTAATGGCGGAAAAGTACAAGACGGATGAAGCGTTGAAAAACAAGATATGGGGAGTGTCTTTAATGCCTTTGGCGGATATACATCTCACCCCGCAGGTAGGATATGAAGCGGAGACAAAGGGAAACCGTTCTTCGATGATTGCCTTGATTTTCGCTGCCATTGCTATTTTGGTTATTGCATGGATAAACTATATAAACCTCACCGTAGCCCGTTCGATGGAGCGTGCCAAAGAAGTAGGAGTGCGGCGGGTAGTGGGAGCTTTCCGCAAGCAGTTGATTCACCAGTTCCTGTTTGAGGCATTAGTGATGAACCTGATAGCTTTTGTACTCGCCGTAGGATTGATAGAATTGATTCTTCCGTACTTTAACCAACTGGTAGGCCGTACCGTTACTTTCTCCGTTTGGCTGATGGATTATTGGTGGATTCTATTGGTTCTTGTTTTCATCGCCGGAATATTTCTTTCCGGATATTATCCGGCATTGGCTTTGCTAAACCGGAAACCGATTACGTTATTGAAAGGAAAATTCCTGCATAGCAAATCCGGCGAACGGACACGGAAGGTATTGGTTATCATTCAATATACGGCTTCGATGATATTGCTTTGCGGCACATTGATTGTCTTTGCGCAGTTGAACTTTATGCGCAGCCAGTCTTTGGGAGTTAAGACGAATCAGACATTGGTGGTCAAGTTCCCCGGTCATACCGAAGGGCTGAATACGAAACTGGAAGCGATGAAAAAAGCGATAGCACGTCTTCCGTTGGTACATCGGGTCACTTTCTCCGGTGCTGTGCCGGGCGAAGAAGTGGCGACCTTCCTTTCCAACCGCCGCACCAACGATGCCCTGAAGCAGAATCGCCTGTATGAGATGCTTGCCTGTGACCCCGATTATGTGGATGCCTATGGATTGCAAGTTGTAGCCGGAAGAAGTTTCTCGGAAGATTATGGAGACGATGTAGATAAACTGGTGATTAACGAAACAGCTGTACGTAATCTGGGTTTCACATCTAATGATGAGGCGATAGGGGAGTTGGTGACCGTTGAATGTACCGATGCTCCGATGCAGATTATCGGAGTGGTGAAAGATTATCATCAACAGGCATTGAGTAAGAATTACACACCTATCATGCTGATTCATAAAGATAAGATTGGCTGGCTGCCACAACGTTATATCTCTATCGTGATGACTTCCGGTGACCCTCGCGAACTGGTATCGCAGGTACATGAGATTTGGAACCAATATTTTGCGGATTCCAGTTTCGATTACTTCTTCCTCGACCAGTTTTTCGACCACCAGTATCGCCAGGATGAAGTATTCGGTGTGATGATTGGTTCTTTCACCGGACTGGCAATTTTCATTTCCTGCCTGGGACTTTGGGTATTGGTCATGTTTTCATGTTCCACACGTACCAAAGAAATGGGAATACGCAAAGTTCTCGGAGCTTCCCGTTGGACACTCTTCTATCAGTTGGTCAAGGGATTCTTCCAGTTGATTCTGATAGCGGTTGTCATTGCCCTGCCGATAGCTTGGTTTAGTATGAATGTCTGGTTGAGCCATTACGCTTTCCGTACGGATTTGAAAGCGTGGTTCTTTATTATGCCTGTATTGCTGATGCTGTTTATCTCATTCGTAACGGTAGCTTTCCAGACCATGAAGATAATAATGAGCAAACCTGCCCGTTCTTTACGATATGAATAA
- a CDS encoding ABC transporter ATP-binding protein, which yields MIKTEKLSMLFTTEEVQTKALNEVSLQVEQGEFVAIMGPSGCGKSTLLNILGTLDSPTSGSYFFEGKQVDKMSENQLTALRKGNLGFIFQSFNLIDELTVYENVELPLVYIGVKADKRKERVNKVLEKVNLLHRANHYPQQLSGGQQQRVAIARAVVTDCKLLLADEPTGNLDSVNGIEVMELLSELNRQGTTIIIVTHSQRDVMYAHRVIQLLDGQIVAENINRPLEKNTSSKSETV from the coding sequence ATGATTAAAACAGAAAAATTATCCATGCTTTTCACCACAGAAGAAGTGCAGACAAAAGCATTGAACGAAGTCTCTTTACAAGTGGAACAAGGGGAATTTGTAGCCATAATGGGCCCTTCGGGATGCGGCAAGTCCACGCTGCTGAATATTTTGGGTACACTTGATTCTCCCACTTCCGGCTCTTATTTCTTTGAAGGGAAGCAGGTGGATAAAATGAGTGAGAACCAACTGACAGCTCTCCGGAAGGGAAATCTCGGTTTTATCTTCCAGAGTTTCAACCTGATTGACGAACTGACCGTATATGAGAATGTGGAATTGCCCCTTGTTTATATAGGTGTCAAAGCCGACAAGCGCAAAGAAAGGGTAAATAAAGTACTCGAAAAAGTGAACCTGCTGCATCGCGCCAACCATTATCCCCAGCAACTGTCCGGCGGACAGCAACAGCGTGTAGCTATCGCCCGCGCCGTAGTGACGGACTGTAAATTACTCCTTGCCGACGAACCTACCGGAAACCTGGACTCAGTGAACGGCATAGAAGTAATGGAGCTGTTGAGTGAACTGAACCGTCAGGGAACTACCATCATCATCGTTACCCATTCCCAACGGGATGTAATGTACGCACACCGCGTCATTCAATTGCTGGACGGACAAATCGTAGCCGAAAATATCAACCGCCCTCTGGAAAAGAACACGTCATCTAAAAGCGAAACCGTATGA
- a CDS encoding efflux RND transporter periplasmic adaptor subunit has protein sequence MDTPIERKPGITRKHLYIIGGIAFVIAVVLYFIFRDTASSMTVEKERLTIATAQQAEFNDYIRVIGQVMPSRIIYMDAIEGGRVEERLKEEGAMVKAGDVILRLSNPLLNIGIMQSEADLAYQENELRNTRISMEQERLQLKQERIGLNKELTLKKRRYEQYKRLVEEQLIAREDFRQAEEEFEAAKEQLTVIDERIRQDNIFRESQIGSLDENIRNMKRSLVLVRERLENLKIKAPIDGQVGNLNAQVGQSISAGEHIGQIITPDLKVQAQIDEHYVERVLTGLPADFTRDGNTYKLEVTKPYPEVKEGQFRTDLAFISERPENIRAGQTYHINLQLGDPAQAILVPRGGFFQITGGRWMYVVDESGKFATRRPVKIGRQNPQYYEVTEGLSPGEKVIISGYELFGDNEKLILK, from the coding sequence ATGGATACACCTATTGAACGCAAACCCGGCATTACCCGCAAACACCTATATATAATAGGTGGCATAGCCTTTGTCATTGCCGTTGTTTTATATTTCATATTCAGAGATACCGCCTCTTCCATGACTGTGGAGAAAGAACGTCTGACGATTGCTACCGCCCAACAAGCGGAATTTAATGATTATATCCGTGTTATCGGTCAGGTGATGCCCAGCCGGATAATCTACATGGACGCCATTGAAGGCGGGCGTGTGGAAGAGCGTTTGAAAGAGGAAGGCGCCATGGTGAAGGCGGGTGATGTGATTTTGCGCCTTAGCAATCCTTTGCTGAATATCGGCATCATGCAAAGCGAAGCCGACCTCGCCTATCAGGAAAACGAATTGCGTAATACCCGAATCAGTATGGAACAGGAACGTCTGCAACTCAAGCAGGAACGCATCGGACTGAACAAGGAACTCACGTTAAAGAAACGCCGTTATGAGCAGTACAAGCGTCTGGTAGAAGAGCAACTGATAGCCCGCGAAGATTTCCGCCAGGCAGAAGAAGAGTTTGAGGCTGCGAAAGAACAGCTTACGGTAATTGACGAACGTATCCGCCAGGATAATATCTTTCGCGAAAGTCAGATTGGCAGTCTTGACGAGAATATACGGAATATGAAACGAAGTCTTGTGTTAGTCCGTGAACGCTTGGAAAACCTGAAGATTAAAGCTCCGATTGACGGGCAGGTAGGTAATTTGAATGCGCAAGTCGGGCAGTCTATTTCGGCAGGTGAGCATATCGGGCAGATTATTACTCCTGACTTGAAAGTGCAGGCGCAGATAGACGAGCACTACGTAGAGCGTGTGCTGACCGGACTTCCGGCAGACTTTACGCGTGACGGGAATACCTATAAACTGGAAGTAACCAAACCTTATCCCGAAGTGAAAGAAGGGCAGTTCCGTACTGACCTTGCTTTCATCTCGGAACGACCGGAGAATATACGTGCCGGACAAACCTATCATATCAATCTTCAATTGGGCGACCCCGCGCAGGCCATTCTTGTCCCCCGTGGCGGATTCTTCCAAATTACCGGCGGCAGATGGATGTATGTTGTTGATGAAAGTGGTAAATTTGCAACGCGGCGTCCTGTGAAGATAGGGCGTCAGAATCCACAGTATTATGAGGTGACGGAAGGTTTGTCTCCGGGCGAGAAAGTGATTATATCCGGCTATGAGTTATTCGGAGACAATGAGAAACTAATACTAAAATAA